In Shinella sp. XGS7, a single genomic region encodes these proteins:
- a CDS encoding site-specific integrase: MTISPSRVIKSSAMESVASTCGQTQTASYFLVRCKDATLVPVFVVDEVGGPPRIVEEVVAFMQTLAIRGESAATLRGIANTLALLHDYIHLVQGSASVSPESLAAVVAGFLRRRRGLGADADNLSWLPVKVETVRRDRHYLSLFSTFCAETYGHWPLVPKRAKFPFDVSGQCFQSVSRELVRKSSMLLRHVAGTRDWAKFKPEIELQEKVVRRRSMGKTFMSAALIEDLVSSTPSIVQRMVFIQAAYGGPRISEILQEWRCDVLPGRYRPVLFPDDKASDVPLVVLAHPSQSRFVGDTRPGVTDRLQHLWLQYGLKPRPMLESEPLWAGWKGIAFDNEELLISQIFWADRGWARAYYDLFQQLRDRVLPLMPEALRGSHPYLAINDDPHRQEFGQPMKMSNIRKAFARACARIGADVSRFHEGVHGLRHFYKARLERLGLTPEEIRKAMHHVSVMSQGNYGQSSALLNERMSPALSQWSAS; the protein is encoded by the coding sequence ATGACCATCTCCCCATCACGGGTTATCAAGTCCAGTGCGATGGAGAGCGTGGCATCAACATGCGGTCAGACCCAGACGGCTTCGTACTTCCTTGTGCGGTGCAAAGATGCCACCTTGGTACCTGTATTCGTTGTGGATGAAGTTGGTGGCCCTCCACGAATTGTTGAAGAGGTTGTCGCCTTCATGCAGACACTGGCTATCCGAGGCGAATCGGCGGCGACGCTTCGAGGTATTGCGAACACTCTGGCCTTGCTGCATGACTACATACACCTAGTCCAAGGATCGGCATCTGTTTCCCCTGAGTCGCTGGCCGCGGTCGTCGCAGGATTTTTGCGTCGCCGCAGAGGCTTGGGCGCGGACGCTGACAACCTCTCCTGGCTTCCGGTCAAAGTGGAGACCGTGCGGCGAGACAGGCACTACCTAAGTCTGTTTTCGACGTTTTGCGCCGAAACGTACGGTCACTGGCCGCTAGTCCCCAAGCGGGCCAAGTTCCCGTTTGACGTCTCCGGACAATGCTTCCAATCAGTAAGTCGGGAACTGGTTCGGAAGAGTTCGATGCTCCTTCGACACGTCGCGGGCACGCGAGACTGGGCCAAGTTCAAGCCTGAAATCGAGCTTCAGGAAAAGGTGGTCCGTCGACGGAGTATGGGCAAGACCTTCATGTCGGCTGCATTGATCGAAGACCTGGTCTCGTCAACACCGAGCATCGTTCAGCGGATGGTTTTCATTCAGGCGGCCTACGGTGGCCCGCGCATCTCTGAAATCCTTCAGGAATGGCGCTGTGACGTGCTACCCGGCCGATACCGGCCGGTGCTCTTCCCCGACGATAAAGCGTCCGACGTTCCGCTGGTAGTCCTAGCCCATCCTTCCCAGTCTCGCTTTGTTGGAGATACGCGCCCTGGCGTCACAGACAGGTTACAGCACCTTTGGCTGCAATATGGACTTAAACCCAGACCCATGTTGGAGTCCGAGCCGCTGTGGGCGGGGTGGAAAGGCATTGCCTTCGACAACGAAGAACTACTCATCTCTCAGATATTTTGGGCTGATAGAGGCTGGGCTCGAGCCTACTACGACCTGTTTCAGCAACTCAGGGATCGAGTCCTGCCCTTAATGCCTGAAGCACTTCGTGGCAGTCATCCTTATCTTGCAATCAACGACGACCCGCATCGACAGGAATTTGGGCAGCCGATGAAGATGAGCAACATTCGCAAGGCATTCGCTCGCGCATGCGCCCGCATTGGCGCGGATGTCAGCCGATTTCACGAAGGAGTTCACGGCCTTCGACATTTCTACAAGGCAAGACTCGAACGGCTCGGACTTACGCCAGAGGAGATTCGTAAGGCAATGCATCACGTCTCCGTTATGAGTCAAGGAAATTACGGTCAATCCTCGGCGCTACTCAACGAGAGGATGTCCCCTGCCCTTAGCCAATGGAGCGCGTCATGA
- a CDS encoding LuxR C-terminal-related transcriptional regulator gives MHHAFCAALVELYELAEQAGGAAEFPAALLARLQPWLGFDGAVLGLGAASTGPALHITEAHVQGREAGILGDYAALSADDPLTQRFLAGLAAPLSVDCRRLYPGLGREALDQFARRHGLRQLMLFGDAPLAGGPPGRWLVLYRSEGRPFGRPEREQLQGAWPHVSRAIALQRRGRGAPARLLAGLSPREQEVAQRFAEGLSHKEIARRLGVSPHTVRSQLSQLYRKLDIHDKAALAQRLMGAA, from the coding sequence ATGCACCACGCCTTCTGCGCCGCCCTGGTGGAGCTCTACGAGCTGGCCGAGCAGGCCGGCGGCGCCGCGGAGTTTCCGGCCGCCCTGCTGGCGCGGCTGCAACCCTGGCTGGGCTTTGACGGCGCGGTGCTGGGCCTGGGCGCGGCCAGCACGGGGCCCGCCCTGCACATCACCGAGGCCCATGTGCAGGGCCGCGAGGCCGGCATCCTGGGCGACTACGCCGCCCTCTCGGCCGACGATCCCCTGACCCAGCGCTTTCTGGCCGGCCTGGCCGCGCCCCTGAGCGTGGACTGCCGGCGCCTCTACCCGGGGCTGGGGCGCGAGGCCCTGGACCAGTTCGCCCGGCGCCACGGCCTGCGCCAGCTGATGCTGTTTGGCGACGCCCCGCTGGCCGGTGGCCCGCCCGGGCGCTGGCTGGTGCTCTACCGCAGCGAGGGCCGGCCCTTCGGCCGCCCCGAGCGCGAGCAGTTGCAGGGGGCCTGGCCCCATGTGTCGCGCGCCATCGCCCTGCAGCGCCGCGGCCGCGGCGCGCCGGCGCGCCTGCTGGCGGGCCTGAGCCCGCGCGAGCAGGAGGTGGCCCAGCGCTTTGCCGAGGGCCTGAGCCACAAGGAAATCGCCCGCCGCCTGGGCGTCTCACCGCACACGGTGCGCAGCCAGCTCAGCCAGCTCTACCGCAAGCTGGACATCCACGACAAGGCCGCCCTGGCCCAGCGCCTGATGGGCGCGGCCTGA
- a CDS encoding VPA1269 family protein, with product MSDVASFTSFGGQQTWLNRGSNHRVLRVPTRDELRELLEEFRRHQLAWLREYLCAPVPDRDYLFGLTWSTVKGQSAKNGQRPTLASLHVIGVNAVPPNAWEVLKDVQPEPDSPDSTRLLNAPLELQKSFLLAAMGTSIDSIGALLRPVYRDALVFGWLTEAFEKNRDPSSFLDALIARSAYERSRQRSSRNFMRCSIPDLFLYWLAQHSIVLFPLASQPIIGDVRGNIEDRLTSPEIHATWNALAVAHADAIAKSPATVLPRLRVAFRTLTLASTLRTADDVSLELFEAAYALMNQRFDRAVVDMLHRIYRPLRDGLGRKELPTFKPRRSLNPELEHPFAWTRLDTRDYRKSTFPKGLAGPYSPMPHVIAWGDRFATLLAKLPIKSVGNTVSTLQRFLVWLATSGARVDTLSQLRREHINDGKALSDSQCFRAHLSRDGTIPETSNAHLLRLSWSFQAIIEEDRLDIANPVNIRFDGFKVPFTRGKSPRRPMGRDLMNLLRKLNRQDDYALSRSFEAHHRSTLNAEGKYEPIWFPGFAVIVDLLLQLPLRGFQARFLDSGEGDELIANAGADGLELQPNPLSTATVKRREGLFYLFDAKDGTPTLGIYVNTNKTSVDRASGYEIAWCSPELQESLRMLRDWQIEHNPVAKPVHCMEKHEYSATENPEVIAGIKTTFALFRDPEDPQGWPISRDKLFDYWSRLLAYAEDVLTAEGKPVRLTETKEVSKGPNKAPVTKRLAAYDIHTLRVSGISALIEAGMPPDLVQEVAGHATLVMTLYYNKIKAARLNESLSMHLDLLSKNLDSIDGMEEAEYERLVALLVNNRAPEDAFGKTLLRERRGKGDGAVEVMIHGICPGGDCSTGGDFLNQALGYGPVPRAAACSLCRYRLTGPMFLPGLVLNANRLVHELRTKGKEIGALNEERERLDDCGKPTHSVKARIEELYRETDIVATEWAAEVQYVHVAERLFESFLAEQSSTSDVLPALIGGVDCDAVKSKITNQSELNLLQSLAEGADFWPGFRPTAALTDHREFLNEVLTASGVDPFLLKLRGTIRDKAAVMLGRIVTTLVPDERHNDLRSGTEKLEDYPSAAALLNDLRKQVQRLALPNKSADGVEAEVIPMEL from the coding sequence ATGAGCGACGTCGCTAGCTTCACTTCATTCGGCGGCCAGCAGACCTGGCTGAACAGGGGATCAAATCATCGCGTCTTACGGGTGCCGACAAGAGATGAGCTACGGGAGCTCCTAGAGGAATTTCGGCGTCACCAGCTTGCGTGGCTACGCGAATACCTTTGCGCGCCAGTTCCCGACCGAGACTACCTGTTTGGCCTGACCTGGTCCACGGTCAAAGGCCAGTCCGCAAAGAATGGACAGCGCCCCACACTTGCGAGCCTACATGTGATTGGCGTAAATGCCGTCCCGCCCAATGCTTGGGAAGTGTTGAAGGATGTCCAACCGGAGCCCGATTCACCGGACTCAACGAGACTACTCAACGCCCCCTTGGAACTACAGAAAAGTTTCCTGCTTGCAGCGATGGGAACCAGTATTGACTCTATCGGAGCGTTGCTGAGACCGGTCTATCGCGATGCCCTTGTGTTCGGTTGGCTCACCGAGGCATTCGAAAAAAATCGCGATCCTTCTTCCTTCTTGGACGCGTTGATCGCCAGGTCCGCATACGAGCGGTCGCGTCAGCGAAGCTCGCGGAACTTCATGCGCTGCTCGATTCCGGATTTGTTCCTCTATTGGCTCGCACAACATAGCATCGTCCTCTTTCCGCTCGCCTCTCAACCAATCATTGGCGATGTCAGAGGCAACATTGAAGATCGGCTAACGAGCCCAGAAATCCATGCAACCTGGAACGCCCTAGCGGTTGCGCACGCTGACGCTATTGCCAAGAGTCCTGCGACCGTTCTCCCTCGCCTGCGTGTGGCATTCAGGACGCTTACTCTCGCATCCACATTGCGGACGGCAGATGATGTGAGCCTTGAGCTGTTCGAGGCAGCATACGCGTTGATGAATCAGCGCTTCGACCGTGCCGTTGTTGACATGCTTCATCGAATTTATCGCCCGTTGCGAGACGGCCTCGGACGCAAAGAGCTGCCAACCTTCAAGCCTAGAAGGAGCCTTAACCCTGAGCTTGAACATCCTTTCGCGTGGACTCGTCTGGATACGCGAGACTACCGAAAGAGTACCTTTCCGAAAGGGCTCGCCGGCCCTTACAGCCCCATGCCGCACGTCATTGCGTGGGGAGACCGTTTCGCGACGCTGCTAGCCAAGTTGCCCATTAAGAGTGTCGGCAATACGGTTAGCACGCTCCAGAGATTTCTTGTATGGCTCGCGACGAGCGGGGCGCGTGTGGACACCCTCTCTCAGCTAAGACGTGAACATATCAATGATGGCAAGGCGTTGTCCGACAGCCAATGTTTTCGCGCTCATCTGTCCCGAGACGGGACAATTCCTGAAACGTCCAATGCACATCTTTTGAGGCTGTCTTGGAGCTTCCAAGCAATTATTGAAGAAGACCGGCTGGATATTGCCAACCCAGTGAACATTCGGTTTGATGGCTTCAAGGTCCCTTTTACTCGAGGAAAAAGCCCGCGACGGCCGATGGGTCGTGACTTGATGAACCTTCTGAGGAAATTGAATCGGCAGGACGACTATGCTCTATCACGGAGTTTCGAGGCACACCATCGGTCTACGCTCAACGCCGAAGGGAAATATGAGCCGATATGGTTCCCGGGCTTCGCAGTCATAGTTGACCTGCTCCTGCAACTCCCGTTGCGCGGATTTCAAGCGCGTTTCCTGGACTCAGGCGAAGGCGACGAATTGATTGCAAATGCGGGCGCCGACGGATTGGAACTGCAGCCAAACCCGCTATCTACAGCCACCGTCAAGCGCCGAGAAGGGCTTTTCTACCTCTTTGATGCCAAAGATGGAACGCCGACGCTCGGAATTTATGTCAACACGAACAAAACGTCGGTTGACCGCGCATCGGGCTATGAAATTGCATGGTGTTCGCCTGAGCTGCAGGAAAGCCTGAGGATGTTGAGAGACTGGCAGATTGAACACAACCCCGTAGCCAAGCCCGTGCATTGCATGGAGAAGCATGAATACAGCGCGACAGAGAACCCAGAGGTTATAGCTGGAATCAAGACTACTTTTGCACTTTTCCGAGACCCTGAAGACCCACAGGGATGGCCCATTAGTCGAGACAAGCTTTTTGACTACTGGAGCAGATTGCTTGCGTATGCCGAAGATGTGTTGACTGCAGAAGGTAAGCCGGTCCGACTAACGGAGACGAAGGAGGTCAGCAAGGGGCCGAACAAGGCGCCAGTGACAAAGCGCTTGGCCGCGTATGACATTCACACACTTCGGGTGTCCGGAATAAGTGCGCTGATTGAAGCGGGCATGCCTCCGGACCTTGTGCAGGAGGTCGCAGGTCATGCAACCCTCGTCATGACCCTCTACTACAACAAGATCAAGGCAGCCCGGCTGAATGAGTCACTATCCATGCACCTCGATCTGCTGAGCAAGAACCTCGATAGCATTGACGGGATGGAGGAGGCTGAGTATGAGCGACTGGTAGCGCTTCTCGTAAACAACCGGGCTCCTGAAGACGCCTTTGGCAAGACTCTGCTTAGAGAGCGTCGGGGAAAGGGGGATGGCGCAGTTGAAGTCATGATTCACGGCATATGCCCGGGTGGCGATTGTTCAACGGGGGGGGATTTCCTCAATCAGGCCCTCGGATACGGCCCGGTACCCCGCGCGGCCGCTTGTTCGCTCTGTCGTTACCGGCTCACGGGGCCTATGTTTTTGCCAGGGCTCGTGCTAAATGCGAACCGCCTCGTACACGAGCTTCGGACCAAGGGTAAAGAAATTGGCGCGCTGAACGAAGAACGCGAGCGGCTGGACGATTGTGGAAAACCGACACATAGCGTTAAGGCTCGCATCGAAGAGCTGTACCGTGAAACTGACATAGTCGCCACTGAATGGGCCGCCGAGGTTCAATACGTACACGTTGCTGAAAGGCTTTTTGAAAGCTTCCTTGCAGAGCAAAGCTCCACTTCGGATGTCCTACCTGCGCTCATTGGTGGCGTCGACTGTGATGCGGTCAAAAGCAAGATCACGAATCAATCTGAGTTGAATCTATTGCAGTCTCTCGCAGAGGGCGCAGACTTTTGGCCTGGGTTCCGGCCTACCGCGGCTCTCACAGATCACCGAGAGTTCCTAAATGAGGTGTTAACGGCGTCTGGAGTCGATCCATTCCTCCTAAAGCTGCGCGGAACAATTCGCGACAAGGCCGCTGTAATGCTAGGGCGCATCGTGACGACCCTTGTTCCTGATGAGCGCCACAACGACCTTCGATCTGGTACCGAGAAACTGGAAGACTATCCCAGTGCCGCTGCGCTGCTCAACGACCTCCGAAAGCAGGTTCAGCGCCTCGCACTGCCGAATAAGTCTGCAGATGGGGTTGAGGCGGAAGTCATTCCTATGGAGCTGTGA
- the arfB gene encoding alternative ribosome rescue aminoacyl-tRNA hydrolase ArfB, whose product MINKVASAVHLRFDIRRSTLPPLIKERLLALSDQRISTEGVVVIKAQEHRSQEMNRAEAVERLLALVQSVAHTPKARRATKPTWGSQQRRLAGKALRAEIKSGRRGKPEF is encoded by the coding sequence ATAATCAACAAGGTGGCCAGCGCGGTGCATCTGCGCTTCGACATCCGCCGCTCCACCCTGCCGCCGCTCATCAAGGAGCGCCTGCTGGCGCTCTCGGACCAGCGCATCAGCACCGAGGGCGTGGTGGTGATCAAGGCCCAGGAGCACCGCAGCCAGGAGATGAACCGCGCCGAGGCCGTGGAGCGCCTGCTGGCCCTGGTGCAGAGCGTGGCCCACACGCCCAAGGCCCGCCGCGCCACCAAGCCCACCTGGGGTTCGCAGCAGCGGCGGTTGGCGGGCAAGGCGCTGCGCGCCGAGATCAAGTCGGGGCGGCGCGGCAAGCCCGAGTTCTGA
- a CDS encoding DMT family transporter: MSQLSDRWLFWVPTLIWASTWHVILYQLASGVPVLSSVGWRFALAAGLLAALARWQGQGLRGLPLSAHGLMLATGIVQYSGNYVSVYEAERHIPSGLVAVLFCLMVFGNALSGRVFFGQAVTRRFLLAAAGAVAGVVMIFWPEIAATGARPTAALGLGLGLLAVLAACIGNVLTLTLTRRGLPLVPVLAWSMGYGAAFLLISSLLSPAGLRFSWQPSYLLSLLYLAVAGSVIAFVMYFKLAQRQGPARAALTGVVIPVIALAISALFEGWRPTPLSLAGMGLSLACIWLATRPAAR; the protein is encoded by the coding sequence ATGTCCCAACTCTCCGACCGCTGGCTGTTCTGGGTGCCCACGCTGATCTGGGCCAGCACCTGGCATGTGATCCTCTACCAGCTCGCCAGCGGCGTACCGGTGCTCAGCTCGGTGGGCTGGCGCTTTGCGCTGGCGGCCGGGCTGCTAGCGGCGCTGGCGCGCTGGCAGGGCCAGGGCCTGCGCGGCCTGCCGCTCTCGGCCCATGGCCTGATGCTGGCCACCGGCATCGTGCAGTACAGCGGCAACTATGTCTCGGTCTACGAGGCCGAGCGCCACATCCCCTCGGGCCTGGTGGCGGTGCTGTTCTGCCTGATGGTCTTCGGCAATGCGCTCTCTGGCCGGGTCTTCTTCGGCCAGGCGGTGACGCGGCGCTTTCTGCTGGCGGCGGCCGGCGCGGTGGCCGGGGTGGTGATGATCTTCTGGCCCGAGATCGCCGCCACCGGGGCGCGCCCCACGGCCGCCCTGGGCCTGGGCCTGGGCCTGCTGGCGGTGCTGGCGGCCTGCATCGGCAATGTGCTGACGCTCACGCTCACCCGCCGCGGCCTGCCCCTGGTGCCGGTGCTGGCCTGGAGCATGGGCTATGGCGCGGCCTTTCTGCTGATCAGCTCCCTGCTGAGCCCGGCCGGCCTGCGCTTCTCCTGGCAGCCCAGCTATCTGCTGAGCCTGCTCTATCTGGCGGTGGCCGGTTCGGTGATCGCCTTCGTGATGTATTTCAAGCTGGCCCAGCGCCAGGGCCCGGCCCGCGCGGCCCTGACCGGGGTGGTGATCCCGGTGATCGCGCTGGCCATCTCGGCCCTGTTCGAGGGCTGGCGGCCCACGCCCCTGTCCCTGGCCGGCATGGGCCTGAGCCTGGCCTGTATCTGGCTGGCTACCCGACCCGCGGCACGCTGA
- a CDS encoding LysE family transporter — MEFSVWLAFFAAAWAISLSPGAGAIAAMSAGLNHGFKRGYFMTFGLVLGILTQIVLVGAGLGALIAASSLGFAIVKWAGVAYLVYLGVQQWRAPARPLVAEAGEGQASAVTRRQLVLRGWGINAVNPKGTVFLLAVVPQFLDLHVPLAKQYAVIGATLMFTDLVVMAGYTVLAARVLSALRSERHLRLMNKTFGSLFIAAGALLASFKRAF, encoded by the coding sequence ATGGAATTCTCGGTTTGGCTTGCCTTCTTCGCCGCCGCCTGGGCGATCAGTCTCTCGCCGGGGGCGGGGGCCATTGCCGCCATGAGCGCGGGCCTGAACCACGGCTTCAAGCGCGGCTACTTCATGACCTTCGGCCTGGTGCTGGGCATCCTGACCCAAATCGTGCTGGTGGGTGCGGGTCTGGGCGCGCTGATCGCGGCCTCCTCCCTGGGTTTCGCCATCGTCAAATGGGCGGGCGTGGCCTATCTGGTCTATCTGGGCGTGCAGCAGTGGCGGGCGCCGGCCCGGCCCCTGGTGGCCGAGGCGGGCGAGGGCCAGGCCAGCGCGGTCACGCGGCGCCAGCTGGTGCTGCGCGGCTGGGGCATCAATGCGGTCAACCCGAAGGGCACGGTCTTTCTGCTGGCCGTGGTGCCGCAGTTCCTGGATCTGCACGTGCCCCTGGCCAAGCAGTACGCGGTGATCGGTGCCACCCTGATGTTCACCGACCTGGTGGTGATGGCCGGCTACACCGTGCTGGCCGCCCGCGTGCTCTCGGCCCTGCGCTCCGAGCGCCATCTGCGCCTGATGAACAAGACCTTCGGTTCGCTCTTCATTGCCGCGGGCGCCCTGCTCGCCAGCTTCAAGCGCGCCTTCTGA
- a CDS encoding class I SAM-dependent methyltransferase: MRDELDSRPAQDEMQTLLAQARPGLVPGELDFGALDEAALRRLDAHLAAAEQGRWTDFYADRARPCPFFVDKPDENLVRWLEQGLLPAGGLALDVGCGHGRNALHLARGGWAVQALDASPTALAWARERVAASGLPVQLIQGLVQDYRGDDEGPGLDLVYDSGCFHHIAPHRRRGYLAHLAAQLRPGGWLGLVSFRPEGGSGWSDAEVYRRASLGGGLGYAAETLQRWLAEAGLQTLACSAMRELGPEAPHFGKEFLWTLLARRA, from the coding sequence GTGAGAGACGAACTGGATTCGCGCCCCGCGCAGGACGAGATGCAGACGCTGCTGGCTCAGGCCCGGCCGGGGCTGGTCCCGGGCGAGCTGGACTTCGGCGCGCTGGACGAAGCCGCGCTGCGGCGCCTGGATGCGCATCTGGCTGCCGCGGAGCAGGGCCGCTGGACCGACTTCTACGCCGACCGCGCGCGGCCCTGCCCCTTCTTCGTGGACAAGCCCGACGAGAACCTGGTGCGCTGGCTGGAGCAGGGGCTCCTGCCCGCCGGCGGTCTGGCCCTGGATGTGGGCTGCGGTCATGGGCGCAATGCCCTGCACCTGGCCCGCGGCGGCTGGGCGGTGCAGGCCCTGGATGCCTCGCCCACCGCCCTGGCCTGGGCCCGCGAGCGGGTGGCGGCCAGCGGCCTGCCGGTGCAGCTGATCCAGGGCCTGGTACAGGATTACCGCGGCGACGATGAGGGGCCGGGCCTGGACCTGGTCTACGACTCCGGCTGCTTCCACCACATCGCTCCGCATCGCCGTCGGGGCTACTTAGCCCATCTGGCGGCCCAGTTGCGCCCCGGCGGCTGGCTGGGCCTGGTGAGCTTCCGGCCCGAGGGCGGCAGCGGCTGGAGCGACGCCGAGGTCTACCGCCGCGCCAGCCTGGGCGGTGGCCTGGGCTACGCGGCCGAGACCCTGCAGCGCTGGCTGGCCGAGGCCGGGCTGCAGACCCTGGCCTGCTCGGCCATGCGCGAGCTGGGCCCCGAGGCACCGCACTTCGGCAAAGAATTCCTCTGGACCCTGCTGGCACGGCGCGCCTGA
- the arfB gene encoding alternative ribosome rescue aminoacyl-tRNA hydrolase ArfB: MPARASEHDVDFSAIRSSGPGGQNVHKVSSAVHLRFDIRASSLPADVKARLLSLSDHRVTKDGEIVIKVQTSRSHEKNRTEALARLNDMIQCVSLVRQPRRATTPTFSSKQRRLKTKASRSEVKAGRGKVSA; this comes from the coding sequence ATGCCGGCAAGAGCGTCCGAGCATGACGTTGATTTTTCCGCCATTCGCTCGAGTGGGCCTGGCGGTCAAAACGTTCACAAAGTTTCAAGCGCGGTCCACTTGAGATTTGACATTCGCGCTTCGAGTCTCCCCGCCGACGTAAAGGCCCGGCTACTTTCCCTTTCGGATCATCGCGTGACCAAGGACGGAGAAATTGTCATAAAGGTTCAAACATCGCGCAGCCACGAGAAAAATCGAACGGAGGCCCTGGCAAGACTAAACGACATGATCCAGTGCGTCAGCCTAGTGCGGCAGCCTCGCCGAGCGACAACACCAACGTTCAGCTCGAAACAGCGTCGGCTTAAGACAAAGGCCTCCCGCTCTGAGGTGAAGGCGGGCCGTGGCAAGGTTTCGGCTTGA
- a CDS encoding D-(-)-3-hydroxybutyrate oligomer hydrolase, which yields MPCRPALRRLGACLPLLTLALAGCGGDDSNTQSPNPYLSRPGFLAAEPQRSDYDGQSAGLLTGRAASLDALIAYEPGANPGAPERRTLALKTSYTGLLDTSAAGGFGRYYGRLLPGANQGSEYLARIDDGSGQQNVAVIVGVPASFNPRQPCLVAVPSSGSRPVYGELGTIGEWAYNKGCAVAATDKGTGMGLHDLDRDQAYTLDGEPVTAGQRKDLGFNANLLGEDLGEFRRRQPQHLALKHAHGKRNPEKDWGLYTLQALQTAFYVLNRQFPEADLRPENTLVIAASISNGGGAVLRAAEQDSQGLIDAVVAAEPQVNLPAQAAAEVRRGGQTVALSGRPLYDYTSLAALYQPCAAQAGGASSYVIAAFGSQRCASLKAMGLLQASDAAGQAAEALQRLHAYGWEPESDLLHDAHSGFEFTELVAHTYANAYARASVSESLCGYGVAGIDASYRTPVAPGAAAMSQAWATGGGLGFLAGAYNLINENSVGGPALYLLSVSPGSGTTDLNLDGAACLRRLATGAAVGRSQPSATELAQAARLRQGLDEVRVSGRLRGKPAILLHGRSDALLPVNHTSRPYAALQQGQEPGSPLRYYEVTDANHFDALVGLYPRTLVPLHVYTLRALDLMYEHLRSGAALPPSQVLRARARASSSTPLDDGNLPAIAAQPATADLIALQPGRIDVPN from the coding sequence ATGCCCTGCCGCCCTGCCCTGCGCCGCCTCGGCGCCTGCCTGCCCCTGCTGACCCTGGCCCTGGCGGGCTGCGGCGGCGATGACAGCAACACCCAGAGTCCCAACCCCTATCTCAGCCGCCCCGGCTTTCTGGCCGCGGAACCCCAGCGCAGCGACTACGACGGCCAGAGCGCCGGCCTGCTCACCGGCCGCGCCGCCTCGCTGGACGCCCTGATCGCCTACGAGCCCGGCGCCAATCCCGGCGCGCCCGAGCGCCGCACCCTGGCGCTCAAGACCAGCTACACCGGCCTGCTGGACACCAGCGCGGCCGGCGGCTTCGGGCGCTACTACGGCCGCCTGCTGCCCGGCGCCAACCAGGGCAGCGAGTACCTGGCCCGCATCGACGACGGCAGCGGCCAGCAGAACGTGGCCGTGATCGTGGGCGTGCCGGCCAGCTTCAATCCGCGCCAGCCCTGCCTGGTGGCCGTGCCCTCCAGCGGCTCGCGCCCGGTCTACGGCGAGCTGGGGACCATCGGCGAATGGGCCTACAACAAGGGCTGCGCCGTGGCCGCCACCGACAAGGGCACGGGCATGGGTCTGCACGACCTGGACCGCGACCAGGCCTACACCCTGGACGGCGAGCCCGTGACCGCCGGCCAGCGCAAGGACCTGGGCTTCAACGCCAATCTGCTGGGTGAAGACCTGGGCGAGTTCCGCCGCCGCCAGCCCCAGCACCTGGCCCTCAAGCATGCCCATGGCAAGCGCAACCCGGAAAAGGACTGGGGGCTCTACACCCTGCAGGCCCTGCAGACCGCCTTCTATGTGCTCAACCGCCAGTTCCCCGAGGCCGATCTGCGGCCCGAGAACACCCTGGTGATCGCCGCCAGCATCTCCAATGGCGGCGGCGCCGTGCTGCGCGCGGCCGAGCAGGACAGCCAGGGCCTGATCGACGCCGTGGTGGCCGCCGAACCCCAGGTGAATCTGCCGGCCCAGGCCGCGGCCGAGGTGCGGCGCGGCGGCCAGACTGTCGCCCTCTCGGGCCGTCCGCTCTATGACTACACCAGCCTGGCCGCGCTCTACCAGCCCTGCGCCGCCCAGGCCGGCGGGGCCAGCAGCTATGTGATCGCCGCCTTCGGCAGCCAGCGCTGCGCCAGCCTCAAGGCCATGGGCCTGCTGCAGGCCAGCGACGCCGCGGGCCAGGCGGCCGAGGCCCTGCAGCGTCTGCATGCCTATGGCTGGGAACCCGAGAGCGACCTGCTGCACGACGCGCACTCGGGCTTCGAGTTCACCGAGCTGGTGGCCCACACCTATGCCAATGCCTATGCCCGCGCCTCGGTCAGCGAGAGCCTGTGCGGCTATGGCGTGGCCGGCATCGACGCCAGCTACCGCACGCCGGTGGCGCCCGGTGCCGCGGCCATGAGCCAGGCCTGGGCCACGGGCGGTGGCCTGGGCTTTCTCGCCGGGGCCTACAACCTGATCAATGAGAACTCGGTGGGCGGCCCGGCGCTCTACCTGCTCTCGGTCTCGCCCGGCAGCGGCACCACCGATCTCAACCTGGACGGCGCGGCCTGCCTGCGCCGCCTGGCCACCGGCGCCGCCGTGGGCCGCAGCCAGCCCAGTGCCACCGAGCTGGCCCAGGCCGCGCGCCTGCGCCAGGGCCTGGACGAGGTGCGCGTCAGCGGCCGCCTGCGCGGCAAGCCCGCCATCCTGCTGCACGGCCGCTCCGACGCCCTGCTGCCCGTCAACCACACCTCGCGCCCCTACGCCGCCCTGCAGCAGGGCCAGGAGCCCGGCAGCCCGCTGCGCTATTACGAGGTGACCGACGCCAACCACTTCGACGCCCTGGTGGGCCTGTACCCGCGCACCCTGGTGCCCCTGCATGTCTACACCCTGCGTGCCCTGGACCTGATGTACGAGCATCTGCGCAGCGGCGCCGCCCTGCCGCCCTCCCAGGTGCTGCGCGCCCGGGCCCGGGCCTCGTCCAGCACGCCACTGGACGATGGCAATCTGCCCGCCATCGCCGCCCAGCCGGCCACAGCGGATCTGATCGCCCTGCAGCCGGGCCGCATCGACGTGCCCAACTGA